cttcagtaatctctctctctctctctctttttcgttccctccgtccttcttccgtaatctctctctctctctttcgtttcctccttccttcttccgtagtctaactctctctctcgttccctccttccttcttccctttcccacgcgtagaaacaaacacagacagacagacaaacacccgacccacacacacagtcacacaacttatacaatatatatatatatatatatatatatatatatatatatatatatatatactatctatctttatttatgctgtccaatgttattgtcattaatcttggcatctatcctctctctctctctctgtctgtcgtctttcctgtctctcttctcacaTCTCTTTCaacacttatttttctttattctctttactttattctcgcaccttattttatatatatatatatatatatatatatatatatatatatatatatatatatatatatatatatatatatatatatatatatatatattttaattcaccgttttttcttctctctcactctctttctctcactcactctcactctctctctctctcaaatcccttctttccttccttccctcccttccctctcgtacTCACCCTTGTCCGAAAGCCTGGAATAAAGCTTCGGAAAATCAAAGCGTTCGTGTTGGAGAAAGTGGAACGACGTGATGATGTAACCGGCATCTTCCTCCTTCAGTAGTTCCCTGAAGCCGAGGCGTTTCATCCCCACCCTCAGGATGCTGCGGTTCTCCTGATATCTAGAattaaatgatataataaataaataaataaagaatcagTGACataaaatgggagagaagagtaAAATTTAAAGAGAAGTAAAGGTTAAAAGGTATAACGTAAAAGAAAAACTACAATTGATAACTAAAAAAGGAAACtgtaaaataatagaataatcaccgaagaggaaaacggaaagagaaaaagaaaacaaaataaaacaacagacaaCCGAAGAGAATCATATACAAACCACAATAACAcacggaaaagaagaaagaggggaaaaataatcAACTACAAGCAactcaacagaaaaaaatagatagtagCATCAAAAACGCCAAGAgagaatacataaacagataacaaaggaaatgaaaataaaattaaaaaataaacataaagatcCCCTGCCTCCTCACCTCTTGGCCCGCCCCTCGAGCCCTCCCGACGAAGCATACTCCCGAAGAGCTTGTCTGAAGGCCAGCATAGCGTGCGTGGCGGGAGTGAAGCGAAACTGACCCGAGCGTTCAAGGGCCGAGTGTTGATCCACCAAGTCCAGGCTCAGCACGCGGCAGTTCCCTGGAGATAAAAGGGCCATCGAGGACCACGTCAAACcagcgagaaagagtgagtggtTCAGAGGCAAAGATATATCTAGATATTTTGTTGACcagcgagaaagagtgagtggtTCAGAGGCAGAGGTATTTTGGTGGGCTAACTCAAACcagcgagaaagagtgagtggtCTGAGGCAGaggtattttcattatattttcttggTCAGGGTTGCGTCGAACCAACGAGAAAGTGTGAGTGGTCTGAGGCAGAGCTATTTCTAGATATTTTGTTAAccagtgagaaagagtgagtggttTAGAGGTAAaggtattttaaatatattttcttggtCAGGTCTACGTCAAACcagcgagaaagagtgagtggtCGGAGGCAAAGTTATTACGAGACATTTTCTTGACCAGATTAGCCAGGTAACTTTTCCTCGTTTTGCCCCATTCTTTGGTGCTGGAAGTTTTGTGAACTACTCGTCCAACGAAGTCAGATGAGCACGCCCTCTATATTTAAATTTAATAATTTGTAGTTTGTGATCAGAGAGAGCAACTCACAACCAGCATAAGGTGAGAGTGAAGGCATTTAGATGCAAGGCCACATGAGCAACGTATAAAATGGAATAACGACACGAAATAGATCCATCAGAATCTTGGATTTTGAAGACGGaattctaaaaagaaagaaataaaaaacaagaaaacgactcTAACCTTTGCAAGAGAGCAGATGCTTGGTCCTGCAGATGGCAAAGGAAAAGCCGGGGACGCCCTCCAGGCACTTGTTGGCAGAAGAGACCACGTAATCGATACCTGATCCGCTAATGTCCAAGGGCACTGCGCCGAAACTGCTCATAGCGTCCACCACCATAGCCGCTCCTGGGAGGGAAACAAGCGTAAATAAATCCCATAATCTTTTAAAGATATTGACTGAAGACTTCAACAGTCCGCAGGTTTGAACAAGAAGATATtgtgaaaaaaacatacatgaatatttaaaaaaaaaatgatttgggAGCAATATCAAATTATTAGTTTCAAAGGAAGTCACGAAAGGTAGTGTAAATAACGCTTGTAGGGGATGGAATATATAGAACGCAAATTCGTGACAAACgcaagctaagagagagagaggcagagcgaacGGCGTCCAGACAGTACCAGGCTGGAGCGAAGCCACGAGGCGAGCCACGTCTTCGACAGGATTTATGATTCCTGTGGAAGTCTCGCAGTGGACGACCGCCACTGTGGTAAAGGACTCGTTCCGCAAAAGGGCTTCCACCTACAGACAGCACGTGGATTAGGTGGAGTTATTTCAACAGGGACTCTGCTTATGAAggggttctctgtctctttcacacacacgtgcatgtttgtttgtatatgttaatACTTTCACATTCACACCATCATGATCTTCCACGGTTTGCTCGAGTACGTGAGCGCCTCCGTACCTTGGCCAAGTCGAGGCGCTGATCCTCAGGAAATTCCTCCAGTCGCACCTCCAACCCCGCCCACGCGCACATCTGGCCCATGCGACGCCCATAAGCCCCGTTGGCCAAGACCAACACCTAGGATAAAGTTAATATGTTAATAGGGTCGCCCTTCCTTTAGCTCTAGCCGATTTGCGAATAGCTTCCTGATTTTGTTCTGAATTGCAAGGAACACAGAATGCCTGGGACTCTAACACAACTTAATCCTACATTTACTCCCCTGAACTCTAACACCACTTAATCCTACATTTACTCTCTTGAACTCTAACACCACTTAATCCTACATCTACTCCCTTGTATTCTAACACCACTTAATCCTACATTTACTCTCTTGAATCCTAACACCACTTAATCCTACATTTACTCCCTTGAACTCTAACACCACTTAACCCTACATTTACTCCCTTGAATTCTAACACCACTTAACCCTACATTTACTCCCATGAACTGTAACACAACTTAATCCTACATTGACTCTAGGCCAACGCGTCCTACGAACCCACCTTGGCACCTTGTCGAGGGGAAGTCGTCTGCAGGACCGCCTCAACACAGTAGGTGCCTGATCCCTGAAGCGGTATAGCTGTGTACTCCGCCTCGCTCAGCTGTTATAAGAAGGGTGAGATACTGCTTGATTCTTGCTttatattttgttgattttatttttcattgcaaCATAGTGAGTAATGTAGATATTAATGCGTTGGGTCTATGTAGTAAAGTAGTCATTAGTAGTTAGTAGTAATATAGCCAAAGTGGATGATGCTATTTGGTTCTTTGCCTTAATCAACCGTTTTTATTTCTCGAAAATACAGCCAAGAATAACCAATATGCAGTttgtctattcattattatttgaatAAATTTATTAATCAATTCAATTATTTACTTTTGTGGCTAGTTTTGCCTAGCGGCTGAATTCCTCTTCCTTAattttatattacatatttgaATGCTTATACTGAACTTTGCTGGCAGTTCTATTTTTTAATCAACAAGCATCACTGTTATAGGCCTACATGTACCATTCAGCGTCCTTATCAT
This genomic stretch from Penaeus vannamei isolate JL-2024 chromosome 28, ASM4276789v1, whole genome shotgun sequence harbors:
- the LOC113812229 gene encoding 2-aminoethylphosphonate--pyruvate transaminase; the protein is MEASFKEKKLFTPGPLCCSRSVKEAMLVDVGSRDSYFVSCVKEIRPSTSWRLLSEAEYTAIPLQGSGTYCVEAVLQTTSPRQGAKVLVLANGAYGRRMGQMCAWAGLEVRLEEFPEDQRLDLAKVEALLRNESFTTVAVVHCETSTGIINPVEDVARLVASLQPGAAMVVDAMSSFGAVPLDISGSGIDYVVSSANKCLEGVPGFSFAICRTKHLLSCKGNCRVLSLDLVDQHSALERSGQFRFTPATHAMLAFRQALREYASSGGLEGRAKRYQENRSILRVGMKRLGFRELLKEEDAGYIITSFHFLQHERFDFPKLYSRLSDKGQVIYPGKVTNADCFRIGNIGHLFPDDVRTFLGHLEDVLKEMGLPVPLP